The proteins below come from a single Triticum aestivum cultivar Chinese Spring chromosome 5D, IWGSC CS RefSeq v2.1, whole genome shotgun sequence genomic window:
- the LOC123124915 gene encoding UDP-glycosyltransferase 73C12: MPSLVHVQAATNEEVKPEAAAAAAHFVFVPLMAQGHIIPAVDTALLLATQGALCTIVATPSTAARVRPTVESARRSGLPVSLVDFPLDYAAVGLPDGVPGGADNMDNVPPEYMLAYFSAVALLRGPIEAHLRDHAPQPATCIVSDFCHPWTVELAASLGVPRLSFFSMCAFCVLCQHNVERFNAYDGVLDYNQPVVVPGLEKRFEVTRAQAPGFFRGWPGWEKFGDDVERARAEADGVVMNTFVEMEPEYVAGYAAARGMKVWTVGPVSLYHQHATTLAARGNTAAIDADDCVRWLDDKEPSSVVYVSFGSIAHADPKQVSELGLGLEASGYPFIWVVKDAGRHDEAALAFLRGLEERVAGRGLLIWGWAPQALILSHRAAGAFVTHCGWNSTLEAVAAGLPVVTWPHFTDQFLNEKMAVEVLGIGVSVGVKEPVMYRTDQKDVVVGRETVEAAVRSAMDGGEDGEARRCKARALAVKARAAMREGGSSHANICDLAKCFEVGATQGTAE, translated from the coding sequence GTGCCGCTTATGGCCCAGGGccacatcatccccgccgtcgaCACCGCGCTGCTGCTGGCCACTCAGGGCGCGCTCTGCAccatcgtcgccacgccgtccaCGGCGGCGCGGGTGCGCCCCACCGTCGAATCCGCCCGGCGGTCCGGCCTGCCAGTCAGCCTCGTCGACTTCCCGCTCGACTACGCCGCGGTCGGCCTGCCCGACGGGGTCCCAGGCGGAGCGGACAACATGGACAACGTCCCCCCGGAGTACATGCTGGCCTACTTCTCCGCCGTCGCGCTCCTCCGGGGGCCGATCGAGGCCCACCTCCGCGACCACGCGCCTCAGCCAGCAACATGCATCGTGTCCGATTTCTGCCACCCGTGGACCGTGGAGCTCGCGGCCAGCCTGGGGGTGCCCCGGCTCAGCTTCTTCAGCATGTGCGCCTTCTGCGTCCTGTGCCAGCACAACGTCGAGAGGTTCAACGCCTACGACGGCGTGCTCGACTACAACCAGCCGGTCGTCGTTCCGGGACTGGAGAAGAGGTTCGAGGTGACGAGGGCGCAGGCCCCCGGCTTCTTCCGGGGCTGGCCCGGCTGGGAGAAGTTCGGCGACGACGTAGAGCGAGCGCGGGCCGAGGCCGACGGCGTCGTCATGAACACCTTCGTGGAGATGGAGCCCGAGTACGTCGCTGGCTACGCGGCCGCAAGGGGGATGAAGGTGTGGACCGTGGGGCCGGTCTCTCTCTACCACCAGCACGCCACGACGCTGGCGGCGAGAGGGAACACCGCAGCCATCGACGCCGACGACTGCGTCcggtggctcgacgacaaggagcCCAGCTCCGTGGTCTACGTCAGCTTCGGCAGCATCGCGCACGCGGACCCGAAGCAGGTCTCGGAGCTCGGCCTGGGACTGGAGGCGTCGGGCTACCCTTTTATCTGGGTGGTCAAGGACGCCGGCCGCCACGACGAGGCAGCGCTCGCCTTCCTCCGCGGGCTCGAGGAGCGCGTCGCGGGGCGTGGCCTGCTCATCTGGGGGTGGGCGCCGCAGGCGCTGATCCTGTCGCACCGCGCGGCAGGCGCATTCGTGacgcactgcgggtggaactcgACGCTGGAGGCGGTCGCGGCGGGGCTGCCGGTGGTGACGTGGCCGCACTTCACAGACCAGTTCCTGAACGAGAAGATGGCGGTGGAGGTGCTGGGGATCGGCGTCAGCGTCGGGGTGAAGGAGCCAGTGATGTACCGGACGGATCAGAAGGATGTCGTGGTTGGGAGGGAGACGGTGGAGGCCGCGGTGAGGAGCGCCATGGACGGCGGGGAGGATGGCGAGGCGCGGCGTTGCAAAGCCCGTGCGCTCGCGGTGAAAGCGAGGGCGGCCATGCGGGAGGGGGGCTCGTCGCACGCCAACATCTGCGATCTGGCCAAGTGTTTCGAGGTGGGCGCCACACAAGGTACCGCCGAGTGA